Proteins encoded within one genomic window of Minwuia thermotolerans:
- a CDS encoding acyl--CoA ligase: protein MTDTVRALLETGAAAAPAIGGENRPDMTHEALGAFADEIVATLNGFGIGRGDRVAIVLPNGPEMATAFLTIACGATTAPLNPAYRADEYDFYLSDLNAKALVVPDDYDGDALGVAEKRGIPVLRLSPRSNEAAGLFHLAGEIEGTPANPGPAEPSDVALVLHTSGTTSRPKIVPLSQANVAASARHIANAIALKAEDRCLNIMPLFHIHGLIAAVLSSVAAGGSVWCSPGFNALRFFNWVETAKPTWYTAVPTMHQAILGRAGRNADVIKAHPFRLIRSSSSSLPPQVMAELEATFGCPVIESYGMTEAAHQMASNPLPPAARKPGTVGIAAGPEVGIMDPDGNLLGHGATGEVVIKGPNVTAGYENNPKANAENFTNGWFRTGDQGVLDNEGYLTITGRLKEIINRGGEKISPREVDEVLMDHPAVAQAVTFAMPHAKLGEEVAAAVVLREGQAADERAIRDFAAKRLADFKVPRKVLIMEEIPKGATGKLQRIGLAEKLGLAG, encoded by the coding sequence ATGACCGACACCGTCCGTGCCCTGCTGGAGACCGGCGCCGCCGCCGCCCCCGCCATCGGCGGCGAGAACCGGCCCGACATGACCCACGAGGCCCTCGGCGCCTTCGCCGACGAGATCGTGGCGACGCTGAACGGCTTCGGCATCGGCCGCGGCGACCGGGTGGCGATCGTGCTGCCCAACGGGCCGGAGATGGCGACGGCGTTCCTGACCATCGCCTGCGGCGCGACGACGGCGCCGCTCAATCCCGCCTACCGCGCGGACGAATACGACTTCTACCTCTCCGATCTGAACGCGAAGGCCCTCGTCGTCCCCGACGACTATGACGGCGACGCCCTGGGCGTGGCGGAGAAGCGCGGCATTCCCGTCCTGCGCCTCTCGCCGCGGAGCAACGAGGCTGCCGGGCTGTTCCATCTCGCCGGCGAGATCGAGGGCACGCCCGCAAATCCCGGTCCCGCAGAGCCGAGCGACGTCGCCCTGGTGCTGCACACCTCCGGCACCACTTCGCGGCCCAAGATCGTGCCGCTGAGCCAGGCCAATGTCGCCGCCAGCGCCCGCCACATCGCCAACGCCATCGCGCTGAAGGCGGAGGACCGCTGCCTCAACATCATGCCGCTCTTTCACATCCACGGCCTGATCGCGGCGGTGCTGTCCTCGGTGGCCGCGGGCGGCAGCGTCTGGTGCAGCCCCGGTTTCAACGCGCTGCGCTTCTTCAACTGGGTCGAGACGGCGAAGCCCACCTGGTACACCGCCGTGCCGACCATGCACCAGGCGATCCTGGGCCGCGCCGGCCGCAACGCCGACGTCATCAAGGCCCACCCCTTCCGCCTGATCCGCTCGTCCTCCTCCTCCCTGCCGCCGCAGGTGATGGCGGAGCTGGAGGCGACCTTCGGCTGTCCCGTGATCGAAAGCTACGGCATGACCGAGGCGGCGCACCAGATGGCCTCCAACCCACTACCACCGGCCGCGCGCAAGCCGGGCACAGTGGGCATCGCCGCCGGGCCGGAGGTCGGCATCATGGACCCGGACGGCAATCTGCTGGGGCACGGCGCAACCGGCGAGGTGGTGATCAAGGGACCGAACGTCACCGCGGGCTACGAGAACAACCCGAAGGCCAATGCCGAGAACTTCACCAACGGCTGGTTCCGCACCGGCGACCAGGGCGTCCTCGACAACGAGGGTTATCTCACCATCACCGGGCGGCTGAAGGAGATCATCAACCGCGGCGGCGAGAAGATCTCGCCCCGGGAGGTCGACGAGGTGCTGATGGACCACCCGGCCGTCGCCCAGGCCGTGACATTCGCCATGCCGCACGCGAAGCTGGGCGAGGAGGTCGCCGCCGCCGTCGTCCTCCGCGAGGGTCAGGCGGCGGACGAACGCGCCATACGCGACTTCGCCGCGAAGCGTCTGGCGGACTTCAAGGTGCCGCGCAAGGTGCTGATCATGGAGGAAATCCCGAAGGGCGCGACCGGCAAGCTGCAGCGCATCGGCCTGGCGGAGAAGCTGGGGCTGGCGGGGTAA
- a CDS encoding acyl-CoA dehydrogenase family protein yields MDFNIPDDIRDYLAVLDDFIEKEIKPLEAENIRFFDHRREYERTDWEKGGRPKEEWEELLAEMKRRADRAGHLRWALPKDVGGSGGSNLGMAIIREHLAHKGLGLHNDLQNESSIVGNFPVVHIFRAVGTEAQREEFIEDMITGRKRVAFGVTEPNHGSDATFMETEAKRDGGDWVINGTKRWNSGMSNASHDVVFARTSGSPGEPMGITAFIVPVETPGVDIAYMHWTFNMPSDHAEVHFRDVRVPDSAILHEEGRGLECMQAFFHENRIRQAASSLGAGQYCVDEAVKWANNRVTWGQPLSRNQAIQWPLAELNTEAEMLRGLVYKSAWHLDQQDHMAVTHWVAMANYRANRFVCEAADRAMQVHGGMGYTRYKPFEHIYRHHRRYRITEGTEEIQIRKVASDLFKKFRD; encoded by the coding sequence ATGGATTTCAACATACCCGACGACATCCGCGACTATCTGGCGGTCTTGGACGACTTCATCGAGAAGGAGATCAAGCCGCTGGAGGCCGAGAACATCCGGTTCTTCGATCACCGCCGAGAGTACGAGCGGACGGACTGGGAGAAGGGCGGGCGGCCGAAGGAGGAGTGGGAAGAGCTGCTGGCGGAGATGAAGCGCCGGGCCGACAGGGCCGGCCATCTGCGCTGGGCGCTGCCGAAGGACGTCGGCGGCTCGGGCGGCTCCAATCTGGGCATGGCGATCATCCGCGAGCACCTGGCGCACAAGGGGCTGGGGCTGCACAACGACCTCCAGAACGAGAGCTCGATCGTCGGCAACTTCCCCGTGGTCCACATCTTCCGCGCCGTCGGCACAGAGGCGCAGAGGGAAGAATTCATCGAGGACATGATCACGGGCCGCAAGCGCGTCGCCTTCGGCGTCACCGAGCCCAATCACGGCTCCGACGCGACCTTCATGGAGACGGAGGCGAAGCGCGACGGCGGCGACTGGGTGATCAACGGCACCAAGCGCTGGAACTCCGGCATGTCGAACGCCAGCCACGACGTCGTCTTCGCGCGCACGTCGGGCAGCCCGGGCGAGCCCATGGGCATCACCGCCTTCATCGTCCCCGTCGAGACGCCGGGCGTCGACATCGCCTACATGCACTGGACCTTCAACATGCCCTCCGACCACGCGGAGGTGCACTTCCGCGACGTGCGCGTGCCCGACAGCGCGATCCTGCACGAGGAAGGCCGCGGCCTGGAGTGCATGCAGGCCTTCTTCCACGAGAACCGTATCCGCCAGGCGGCTTCCAGCCTCGGCGCCGGGCAGTACTGCGTCGACGAGGCGGTCAAATGGGCCAACAACCGGGTCACCTGGGGCCAGCCGTTGTCGCGCAACCAGGCGATCCAGTGGCCGCTTGCCGAACTCAACACCGAGGCCGAGATGCTGCGCGGTCTGGTCTACAAGTCGGCCTGGCACCTGGACCAGCAGGACCACATGGCGGTCACCCACTGGGTCGCCATGGCGAACTACCGCGCCAACCGCTTCGTCTGCGAGGCCGCCGACCGGGCCATGCAGGTGCATGGCGGCATGGGCTACACCCGCTACAAGCCGTTCGAGCACATCTACCGCCACCACCGCCGCTACCGCATCACCGAGGGCACCGAGGAGATCCAGATCCGCAAGGTGGCGTCGGACCTGTTCAAGAAGTTTCGCGACTGA
- a CDS encoding DMT family transporter: MGATEWGLLAALSLIWGSTFFFVEIALAEVGPLTLVLGRVAMGAAVLWVVVLAMGARRPKGWRDWRDLALMGLLNNAIPFCLIFWGQQHIASGLASILNATTPIFAILVAHLLLADERATPGKAAGVIFGLAGVTMLIGPEALTGLSDGLLGQLAVMGAAVSYAFAGAFGRRLGRFAPPVAAAGMLTMSTAIMVPAALLAEGAPAALPSLAPLAAWVALGVAGTGLAYILYFRILATAGATNLLLTTFLIPPSAIFLGVVFLDESLAPTALGGLALIFAGLACVDGRLLRFARRRTA, translated from the coding sequence ATGGGCGCAACGGAATGGGGACTGCTCGCCGCGCTGTCGCTCATCTGGGGCTCGACTTTCTTCTTCGTCGAGATCGCCCTGGCCGAGGTCGGGCCGCTGACCCTGGTGCTGGGACGCGTCGCCATGGGCGCGGCGGTGCTGTGGGTCGTGGTCCTGGCGATGGGCGCGCGACGGCCGAAGGGCTGGCGCGACTGGCGCGATCTGGCGCTCATGGGCCTGCTGAACAACGCCATCCCCTTCTGCCTGATATTCTGGGGCCAGCAGCACATCGCCTCTGGCCTCGCCTCGATCCTCAACGCGACCACCCCGATCTTCGCCATCCTGGTCGCGCATCTGCTGCTGGCCGATGAACGCGCGACGCCGGGCAAGGCCGCGGGCGTCATCTTCGGCCTCGCCGGCGTGACCATGCTGATCGGGCCGGAGGCGCTGACGGGGCTGAGCGACGGCCTGCTGGGGCAACTCGCGGTGATGGGCGCCGCCGTCTCCTACGCTTTCGCCGGCGCGTTCGGGCGGCGGCTGGGCCGCTTTGCGCCGCCGGTCGCGGCGGCCGGCATGCTCACCATGTCGACGGCGATCATGGTGCCCGCAGCCCTTCTCGCCGAGGGCGCGCCGGCGGCCCTGCCGTCCCTCGCGCCGCTCGCCGCCTGGGTGGCGCTGGGCGTCGCCGGCACCGGCCTCGCCTATATCCTCTATTTCCGCATCCTGGCGACCGCGGGCGCGACGAATCTGCTTTTGACGACCTTCCTGATTCCGCCCAGCGCCATCTTCCTGGGCGTGGTCTTCCTGGACGAAAGCCTGGCGCCCACCGCTCTCGGGGGGCTGGCCCTGATCTTCGCCGGTCTGGCCTGCGTGGATGGCCGGCTGCTGCGCTTCGCCCGGAGGCGGACGGCATGA
- a CDS encoding 2OG-Fe(II) oxygenase, whose translation MSPDWEAIRRRIDERGFAVAPAMLDAGTCAAIAAGYADDGLYRSRVVMRRHSFGEGEYKYFSYPLPAPVQRLRESVYPELAPLANLWAERLGWDSRFPAAHADYLEQCHAAGQTRPTPLVLSYGPGDYNRLHQDLYGDLHFPVQMAVLLTDPAEFEGGEFVLTETQARKQNRAEVISLRQGDAVLFAVNQRPVASKNGYSRVTMRHGVSTVRSGHRRTLGVIFHDAR comes from the coding sequence ATGAGCCCGGACTGGGAAGCGATCCGCCGGCGGATCGACGAACGCGGCTTCGCCGTCGCCCCGGCGATGCTCGACGCCGGAACCTGCGCGGCTATCGCGGCCGGCTATGCCGACGACGGGCTCTATCGCAGCCGCGTGGTCATGCGCCGCCATTCCTTCGGCGAGGGCGAGTACAAGTACTTCAGCTATCCCCTGCCCGCTCCCGTCCAGCGTCTCAGGGAAAGCGTCTATCCCGAACTCGCCCCGCTGGCCAATCTCTGGGCCGAAAGGCTCGGCTGGGACTCCCGCTTCCCGGCGGCGCATGCGGACTACCTGGAACAGTGTCACGCGGCGGGACAGACGCGGCCGACGCCGCTGGTGCTGAGCTACGGGCCCGGCGACTACAACCGCCTGCACCAGGACCTCTATGGCGACCTGCACTTTCCCGTTCAGATGGCGGTGCTGCTTACCGACCCGGCCGAATTCGAGGGAGGCGAATTCGTGCTCACCGAAACCCAGGCGCGCAAGCAGAACCGGGCGGAGGTGATCTCGCTCAGGCAGGGCGACGCCGTGCTGTTCGCGGTCAACCAGCGGCCCGTGGCCTCGAAGAACGGCTACTCCCGGGTCACCATGCGCCACGGAGTTTCGACGGTGCGGTCGGGCCATCGCCGCACGCTGGGCGTGATCTTCCACGACGCCCGGTAA
- a CDS encoding MarC family protein, which produces MEAFVPALVTFFVVVDPIGIAPIFATLTEGASRRHKAIMAVKATVVAAFILFGFAYGGAFLLGAMGITLEAFRAAGGILLFLIALEMVFEKRSERREKRTNDMVEHRGSVEEDISVFPMAIPMMAGPGAIATIMLYMKEAGDAFADQIAVLGAASAVLLICLAIFLAVGPVLRLLGDTVAQTIGRILGVILAALAVQLVFDAVANTFGVAPM; this is translated from the coding sequence ATGGAGGCCTTCGTACCGGCGCTGGTGACTTTCTTCGTCGTGGTCGACCCGATCGGCATCGCGCCCATCTTCGCGACGCTGACCGAAGGCGCCTCGCGCCGCCACAAGGCGATCATGGCGGTCAAGGCGACCGTCGTCGCCGCCTTCATCCTGTTCGGCTTCGCCTATGGCGGTGCGTTCCTGCTGGGGGCCATGGGGATCACGCTGGAGGCCTTCCGCGCCGCCGGCGGCATCCTGCTGTTCCTGATCGCGCTGGAAATGGTGTTCGAGAAGCGCAGCGAGCGGCGCGAGAAGCGCACCAACGACATGGTGGAACACCGCGGGAGCGTGGAAGAAGACATCTCCGTCTTTCCCATGGCCATTCCGATGATGGCCGGCCCCGGCGCCATCGCGACGATCATGCTCTACATGAAGGAAGCCGGAGACGCATTCGCCGACCAGATCGCGGTGTTGGGCGCGGCTTCGGCGGTGCTGCTGATCTGCCTGGCGATCTTTCTCGCGGTCGGGCCTGTCCTGCGGCTGCTGGGCGATACGGTCGCCCAGACCATCGGCCGCATACTGGGCGTCATCCTGGCGGCGCTGGCGGTCCAGCTCGTGTTCGACGCTGTCGCCAACACCTTCGGCGTTGCGCCGATGTAG
- a CDS encoding xanthine dehydrogenase family protein molybdopterin-binding subunit, with protein MTKFGVAQAVRRVEDIRFITGTGKYADDIRLEGQLFAVVVRSPYAHAKILSVDVDDAKAMPGVVDIVTGKELQDAGVGGLPSLWPVKNKDGSKRAEPPHFALAHDKVRHVGDGVAFVVAESLAQAREAAEAVMVDYEPLDAVADARKAKEPGAPLLHDSAPGNLVFDFENGDEAGTKAAFDKAAKVIRIELINQRVVANSMEARTSIADYDAAADKITLYTSTQGGWGIKRQLAGCLGLEDSQVRVVTPDVGGGFGMKLFFYPEHILSAYAARKLKKPVRWISDRQEAFLTDTQGRDHWSWAEMAIDENAKFLGLRVHTTANLGAYLSTMSCLIPTAAHAKVLAGVYDIPVMYFDVHGVMTNTTPVDAYRGAGRPEAIYLIERLVNRIAMETGLGQDEVRRRNFIRPEQMPYKTSTGETYDSGEFGRLMERALDEADWQGFAARRAESAKAGLKRGRGLCYYIEATAGMPEESAAIRFDEDGTVSVFVGTQSNGQGHETAFTQLICDRLGIDAEKVKIVMGDTDAIPTGGGTGGSRSLVSTGTAIHAMSDAVIEKGKAAAAQYFETSAVDIEFDDGSFAVAGTDRKIDILALADEARKMALAGEIEALDTRETAKFNPVTYPNGCHVCEVEVDPETGVTRIDRWTVVDDFGNVVNPLFVESQVHGGIAQGVGQAMLEHGYFDEDGQMLAGSFMDYAMPRAYDLPNFDFHREEVPCKSNMLGTKGCGEAGCLAGPPALINAIIDALSDLGVTQIDMPATPQAVWRAIQAAK; from the coding sequence ATGACCAAGTTCGGTGTCGCGCAGGCAGTCCGCCGCGTCGAGGATATCCGCTTCATCACGGGAACCGGCAAGTATGCCGACGACATCCGGCTCGAGGGCCAGCTTTTCGCGGTCGTGGTCCGTTCGCCCTACGCCCATGCGAAGATCCTTTCGGTCGACGTCGACGATGCGAAGGCCATGCCCGGCGTGGTCGACATCGTCACCGGTAAGGAACTGCAGGACGCCGGCGTCGGCGGCCTGCCGAGCCTCTGGCCGGTCAAGAACAAGGACGGCTCGAAGCGCGCCGAACCGCCGCACTTCGCCCTGGCGCATGACAAGGTTCGCCATGTGGGCGACGGCGTCGCCTTCGTCGTTGCCGAGAGCCTGGCGCAGGCGCGCGAGGCGGCCGAAGCGGTGATGGTCGACTATGAGCCGCTGGACGCCGTCGCCGACGCGCGCAAGGCGAAGGAACCGGGCGCGCCGCTGCTGCATGACAGCGCGCCGGGCAATCTGGTCTTCGACTTCGAGAATGGCGACGAGGCCGGCACCAAGGCCGCCTTCGACAAGGCCGCGAAAGTGATTCGGATCGAACTGATCAATCAGCGCGTCGTCGCCAATTCCATGGAGGCGCGCACCTCGATCGCCGATTACGACGCCGCGGCCGACAAGATCACACTCTATACCTCGACCCAGGGGGGGTGGGGCATCAAGCGCCAGCTCGCCGGCTGCCTGGGTCTCGAAGACAGCCAGGTCCGCGTGGTCACGCCGGACGTGGGCGGCGGCTTCGGCATGAAGCTGTTCTTCTATCCCGAACACATCCTGTCGGCCTATGCCGCGCGCAAGCTGAAGAAGCCTGTGCGCTGGATCTCCGACCGGCAGGAAGCGTTCCTGACCGATACCCAGGGCCGTGACCATTGGTCCTGGGCCGAGATGGCGATCGATGAGAACGCGAAGTTCCTTGGCCTCAGGGTGCATACGACCGCCAATCTGGGCGCCTATCTTTCCACCATGTCGTGCCTGATCCCGACGGCGGCGCACGCCAAGGTGCTGGCCGGCGTCTACGACATCCCGGTGATGTATTTCGACGTCCACGGGGTCATGACCAATACCACGCCTGTCGACGCCTATCGCGGCGCGGGCCGGCCGGAGGCGATCTACCTGATCGAGCGGCTGGTCAATCGTATCGCCATGGAGACCGGTCTGGGCCAGGACGAGGTGCGCCGGCGCAATTTCATCAGGCCGGAACAGATGCCCTACAAGACCTCGACCGGCGAGACCTATGATTCGGGCGAGTTCGGGCGGCTGATGGAACGTGCGCTGGATGAGGCCGACTGGCAGGGCTTTGCCGCCCGCAGGGCGGAGAGCGCGAAGGCCGGTCTGAAGCGCGGCCGGGGCCTCTGCTACTACATCGAGGCGACTGCCGGCATGCCCGAGGAATCGGCGGCCATCCGCTTCGATGAGGATGGCACGGTATCCGTCTTCGTGGGCACCCAGTCCAATGGGCAGGGCCACGAGACGGCCTTCACTCAGCTCATCTGCGATCGCCTGGGCATCGACGCGGAGAAGGTGAAGATCGTCATGGGCGATACCGACGCCATTCCGACCGGCGGCGGTACCGGCGGGTCCCGCTCGTTGGTCTCCACGGGCACGGCGATCCACGCCATGTCCGACGCGGTGATCGAGAAGGGCAAGGCCGCCGCGGCGCAGTATTTCGAGACCAGCGCCGTCGACATCGAGTTCGACGATGGCAGTTTCGCCGTGGCAGGCACGGACCGGAAGATCGACATCCTCGCCCTGGCCGATGAAGCCAGGAAGATGGCGTTGGCCGGCGAGATCGAGGCGCTCGATACGCGCGAGACCGCGAAGTTCAATCCGGTGACCTATCCCAATGGCTGCCATGTCTGCGAAGTCGAGGTCGATCCGGAGACCGGCGTCACCCGCATCGACCGCTGGACCGTGGTCGACGATTTCGGCAACGTCGTGAACCCGTTGTTCGTCGAAAGTCAGGTCCATGGCGGTATCGCCCAGGGCGTCGGCCAGGCGATGCTGGAACACGGTTATTTCGACGAGGACGGGCAGATGCTGGCGGGATCCTTCATGGACTACGCCATGCCCCGCGCCTACGACCTGCCCAACTTCGACTTCCACCGCGAGGAAGTGCCCTGCAAGTCGAACATGCTCGGCACCAAGGGCTGCGGCGAAGCGGGTTGCCTTGCCGGCCCGCCGGCGCTGATCAACGCCATCATCGATGCGCTGTCGGATCTCGGTGTGACGCAGATCGACATGCCGGCGACGCCGCAGGCAGTGTGGCGCGCGATCCAGGCCGCGAAGTAG
- a CDS encoding carbon-nitrogen hydrolase family protein — MTSVRAACIQPNTGTDWEANLAANRPRIEDAAKDGAIFVQTPEVTNFIFRRRRDTMEAARLEEDDPSLAAYRDLAAKLGVWLNIGSLALKTAGDDRLVNRSFLIAPDGAIANRYEKIHMFDVDLPSGESFKESKAYRPGASVNVVDLPFGRLGMTICYDMRFPHLYRDLAKAGADILTMPSAFTAETGKAHWHVLLRARAIENGCFVIAAAQTGEHDGGRQTYGHSLIVAPWGEVLADAGEEPGWVAADLDMEKIEKARRAVPSLSNDRPYDLGRTAATQAAE, encoded by the coding sequence ATGACTTCGGTCAGGGCCGCCTGCATTCAGCCGAACACGGGTACGGACTGGGAAGCCAATCTGGCCGCCAACCGGCCACGGATCGAGGATGCGGCGAAGGATGGCGCGATCTTCGTCCAGACGCCCGAGGTGACGAACTTCATCTTCCGCCGCCGACGCGACACCATGGAGGCGGCGCGCCTGGAGGAGGACGATCCCTCGCTCGCGGCCTATCGCGACCTTGCCGCAAAGCTGGGCGTCTGGCTCAACATCGGTTCGCTGGCGCTGAAGACGGCGGGCGACGACCGGCTGGTCAACCGATCCTTCCTGATTGCGCCCGACGGCGCCATCGCCAACCGCTACGAAAAGATTCACATGTTCGACGTGGATCTGCCGTCCGGAGAGTCCTTCAAGGAATCGAAGGCCTACAGGCCGGGCGCATCGGTCAACGTGGTCGATCTGCCTTTCGGCCGTCTCGGCATGACGATCTGCTACGACATGCGCTTTCCGCACCTCTACCGCGATCTGGCCAAGGCCGGCGCCGATATACTCACCATGCCTTCGGCCTTCACCGCGGAGACGGGCAAGGCGCATTGGCACGTGCTGCTGCGCGCCCGGGCGATCGAGAACGGCTGCTTCGTGATCGCGGCGGCGCAGACGGGCGAGCATGACGGCGGGCGGCAGACCTATGGCCACTCGCTGATCGTGGCGCCCTGGGGCGAGGTGCTGGCCGACGCCGGCGAAGAACCCGGCTGGGTCGCCGCCGATCTCGACATGGAGAAGATCGAGAAGGCGCGCCGGGCAGTGCCGTCGCTTTCCAACGACAGGCCCTATGATCTTGGCCGGACGGCCGCGACGCAGGCGGCGGAGTAG
- the grxC gene encoding glutaredoxin 3 produces the protein MSRVVMYTTGLCPYCYRAKKLFDDKGVAYEEIDIMFTPGKRDEMIKRSGRRTVPQVFVGDIHVGGYDDLAAMEAAGRLDPLLKEAPAP, from the coding sequence ATGTCCAGGGTCGTGATGTATACGACGGGGCTCTGCCCCTACTGCTACCGCGCGAAGAAGCTGTTCGACGACAAGGGCGTCGCCTACGAGGAGATCGACATCATGTTCACGCCGGGCAAGCGTGACGAGATGATCAAGCGCTCGGGCCGGCGGACGGTGCCGCAGGTCTTCGTCGGCGATATCCATGTCGGCGGCTATGACGATCTTGCCGCGATGGAGGCGGCGGGCCGTCTGGATCCGTTGCTGAAGGAAGCGCCGGCGCCATGA
- a CDS encoding ComF family protein — protein MKLLRPAARLALDVLLPPQCFACGAEVADPARLCARCFGESDFITEPMCACCGLPFDFETEPGRVCALCAAQPPVFDRARSAVRYDEPLRQAVLGFKHGDRTDMAAGLATLLWRAGRPLLADADGVVPVPLHRRRLWRRRYNQAALLSRELAIRAGIGFLPDLLERRRPTRSQGGLSATARRRNVRGAFRLAEGAAERVRDARLVLVDDVYTTGATVEACARVLRRGGAASVDVLTVARVVRAGQTH, from the coding sequence ATGAAACTCCTGCGACCAGCCGCGCGCCTCGCGCTCGACGTCCTTTTGCCGCCGCAATGCTTCGCCTGCGGGGCGGAGGTTGCCGACCCGGCCAGACTCTGCGCCCGCTGCTTCGGCGAGAGCGACTTCATCACCGAGCCGATGTGCGCCTGCTGCGGCCTGCCCTTCGATTTCGAGACCGAGCCCGGCCGCGTTTGTGCGCTCTGCGCGGCGCAGCCGCCAGTGTTCGACCGTGCCCGGTCGGCCGTGCGCTATGATGAGCCCCTCCGCCAGGCGGTGCTCGGCTTCAAGCATGGCGACCGCACCGACATGGCGGCAGGGCTGGCGACGCTGCTCTGGCGGGCCGGAAGGCCCCTGCTGGCGGACGCGGATGGCGTCGTGCCCGTGCCGTTGCACCGCCGGCGGCTCTGGCGGCGACGCTACAACCAGGCAGCGCTGCTCTCGCGGGAACTGGCGATCCGCGCAGGCATCGGGTTCCTGCCCGATCTGCTGGAGCGCCGGCGTCCCACGCGCAGCCAGGGCGGACTCAGCGCCACCGCCCGGCGGCGGAATGTGCGTGGCGCGTTCCGTTTGGCCGAAGGGGCGGCCGAGCGGGTCCGCGACGCCCGGTTGGTGCTGGTCGACGACGTCTACACCACCGGGGCGACGGTGGAGGCCTGCGCCCGCGTGCTCAGGCGCGGCGGGGCGGCGTCGGTCGACGTGCTGACGGTGGCGCGCGTTGTCCGGGCCGGACAGACGCACTAG
- a CDS encoding methyltransferase domain-containing protein, translating into MARTAGTCHIRRMASEIEIFERRLHARNRARAAAGFADHDFLFRDVAERMADRLGDVQRSFRRALVVGGRARLPEGLVGPDGKIAEAVTMDLAPAFARPRPAVAADEEWLPFAPGSFDLILSPLSLHWTNDLPGAMIQLRGALKPDGLLLAALFGGGTLHELRHALMEAESEIEGGVSPRVSPFAEIRDSGGLLQRAGLALPVADMDTITVTYGHPLKLLADLRGMGEQNVVRERRRKPLRRATLLRAMEIYTDRFGLADGRVPATFEIIWLTGWAPHESQQKPLRPGSAAQRLADALDATEKPAGDKAKP; encoded by the coding sequence ATGGCAAGAACCGCCGGAACCTGCCATATCCGCCGCATGGCTTCCGAGATCGAGATCTTCGAGCGGCGACTGCATGCCCGCAACCGCGCCCGCGCGGCGGCCGGGTTCGCGGATCACGACTTCCTGTTCCGCGACGTCGCCGAGCGCATGGCCGACCGGCTCGGCGACGTGCAGCGCAGCTTCCGGCGGGCGCTGGTCGTCGGCGGCCGCGCCCGCTTGCCGGAAGGACTGGTGGGACCGGACGGGAAAATCGCCGAAGCCGTGACCATGGACCTCGCCCCGGCCTTCGCCCGGCCCCGGCCGGCGGTCGCCGCCGACGAGGAATGGCTGCCTTTCGCGCCCGGAAGCTTCGACCTGATCCTGAGCCCGCTCTCGCTGCATTGGACCAACGATCTGCCCGGCGCGATGATCCAGCTCCGAGGCGCGCTGAAGCCCGACGGGCTGTTGCTGGCGGCGCTGTTCGGCGGCGGCACGCTGCACGAGTTGCGCCATGCGCTGATGGAAGCGGAATCGGAGATCGAGGGCGGCGTCAGCCCCCGCGTCTCCCCCTTCGCCGAGATTCGGGACTCGGGCGGCCTGCTGCAGCGCGCGGGCCTGGCGCTGCCGGTGGCCGACATGGACACCATCACCGTGACCTACGGCCATCCGCTGAAGCTGCTGGCGGACCTGCGCGGCATGGGGGAGCAGAACGTTGTCCGCGAACGCCGCCGCAAACCGCTGCGCCGGGCGACCCTGCTCCGGGCGATGGAGATCTACACCGACCGTTTCGGGCTGGCGGACGGCCGGGTGCCGGCGACTTTCGAGATCATCTGGCTGACCGGCTGGGCGCCGCACGAAAGCCAGCAGAAGCCGCTCCGGCCCGGCTCCGCGGCCCAGCGTCTGGCCGACGCCCTGGACGCCACGGAGAAGCCGGCCGGCGACAAGGCGAAGCCCTGA
- a CDS encoding GFA family protein, with the protein MLLEGSCHCKAVRFRVESRHPYPFNLCYCSICRKTSGGGGYAVNLGADNTTLEIEGGENLRVYRARMEDERTGEVTTSNAERSFCGECGTHLWLWDSRWPDLVHPLAGVVDTDLPVPPERTHLMMDFKPDWVLFRPGEHDQVHGHYPDESLEDWHKRLGLES; encoded by the coding sequence ATGCTGCTCGAAGGTTCCTGTCACTGCAAGGCGGTCCGGTTTCGCGTCGAGTCCCGCCATCCCTATCCCTTCAATCTCTGCTATTGCAGCATCTGCCGGAAGACCAGCGGGGGCGGCGGCTATGCCGTCAATCTGGGCGCCGACAACACCACGCTGGAGATCGAGGGCGGGGAGAACCTCCGCGTCTACCGCGCCCGGATGGAAGACGAGCGGACCGGCGAGGTCACGACATCGAACGCGGAGCGCAGCTTCTGCGGCGAGTGCGGCACCCATCTCTGGCTCTGGGACAGCCGCTGGCCGGACCTCGTGCACCCGCTGGCCGGCGTGGTCGACACCGATCTTCCCGTGCCGCCGGAGCGCACGCATCTGATGATGGACTTCAAGCCCGACTGGGTGCTGTTCCGCCCCGGCGAGCACGACCAGGTCCATGGCCACTATCCGGACGAGTCCCTCGAGGACTGGCACAAGCGGCTGGGGCTGGAAAGCTGA